A single Arachidicoccus sp. BS20 DNA region contains:
- a CDS encoding cell division ATP-binding protein FtsE: MVISVSNANIYQGNNLILQDVNFTITEGEFVYLVGKTGSGKSSLLKTLYGELPLREGDATVADFQIKGMTWKEVPFLRRNIGIVFQDFHLLTDRNVYQNLNFVLRATGWKDKKQIDNKIEETLEKVGLKNKSFKMPHEMSGGEQQRVDIARALLNSPKLILADEPTGNLDPETSNGIMQLLLTISKDLSTTVLMATHDYEVIRRYPSRILKTENGKVLDSKEVFANKETE; the protein is encoded by the coding sequence ATGGTCATTTCAGTTTCCAATGCAAATATTTATCAGGGCAACAACCTCATTTTACAGGACGTAAATTTTACGATAACCGAAGGCGAATTCGTATATCTCGTAGGAAAAACAGGTTCCGGTAAAAGTAGTTTGCTTAAAACTTTGTACGGCGAGCTTCCTTTAAGAGAAGGCGATGCAACGGTGGCAGATTTTCAAATCAAAGGAATGACGTGGAAGGAAGTGCCTTTTTTGAGAAGAAACATAGGCATTGTGTTTCAGGATTTTCATTTGCTGACGGATAGGAATGTTTATCAAAACCTAAATTTCGTATTGCGCGCCACAGGCTGGAAAGATAAAAAGCAAATCGACAATAAAATTGAAGAAACGCTTGAAAAAGTGGGCTTGAAAAACAAGAGCTTTAAAATGCCGCATGAAATGAGCGGCGGCGAACAACAGCGTGTGGACATTGCGCGCGCTTTACTGAACTCCCCAAAATTAATTCTCGCCGATGAACCTACCGGAAACCTTGACCCGGAAACGAGCAACGGCATTATGCAACTGCTGCTTACCATCAGCAAAGATTTAAGTACAACTGTTTTAATGGCAACGCACGATTACGAAGTAATCCGCCGTTATCCGTCGCGCATACTCAAAACCGAAAACGGAAAAGTACTGGATAGCAAAGAAGTATTTGCAAACAAAGAAACGGAATGA
- a CDS encoding glycosyltransferase produces MNEKPLIVISAVRYFRGGTIVIVDDCLEYVSKHLSQIYRIKVLVYQKEKFIHHDEIEFVEFPKARHSLFFRLYYEYFLFKKLSAKWKPKLWLSLQDTTPNVTAEIQAVYFHNPLLILKKLRKTVTIQPRLIGIWFLYKTIYKSGITKNKYVVVQQKQWQDVLQKTYHLSASKLLIFPPKISPYPVEKTETSIYTFIFSATALAHKNFKIVCEACMLLNKKTDLYKVLLVISGTENKYINKLKKQYKLPQLQFKKFSGRSDLFQYYNQSNCMIFPSLLETWGLPLSEFAMQNKPIICANLPYAKETLANYEKVKFFNPYDAQELENYMFAAINDKLSFDKNPFQYSQPVIQNWEELFSKLLTE; encoded by the coding sequence ATGAATGAAAAGCCATTGATAGTTATTTCTGCCGTAAGATATTTCCGGGGCGGAACAATTGTCATTGTGGACGATTGCCTTGAATATGTTTCAAAACACCTGTCTCAAATTTACCGGATAAAAGTGCTGGTTTATCAAAAAGAAAAGTTTATTCATCACGACGAAATCGAGTTCGTCGAATTTCCAAAAGCCAGACACAGCTTGTTTTTCAGGCTGTATTATGAATATTTCCTTTTCAAAAAATTATCCGCAAAATGGAAGCCAAAACTCTGGCTGTCCCTGCAAGACACTACACCCAACGTAACAGCCGAAATTCAGGCAGTATATTTTCATAACCCGCTGCTGATTTTAAAAAAACTACGGAAGACTGTAACAATACAGCCTCGTCTTATAGGAATTTGGTTCTTGTATAAAACCATTTACAAAAGCGGCATTACAAAGAATAAATATGTTGTTGTTCAACAAAAGCAATGGCAAGATGTTCTTCAAAAAACATATCATTTAAGCGCATCCAAACTGCTGATTTTTCCACCCAAAATCAGTCCGTACCCGGTAGAAAAAACTGAGACAAGCATTTATACTTTTATTTTTTCGGCAACGGCGCTGGCGCACAAAAATTTTAAAATCGTATGCGAGGCCTGTATGCTTCTGAATAAAAAAACAGATTTATATAAAGTGTTGCTTGTGATTTCCGGCACCGAAAATAAATACATAAACAAATTAAAAAAACAATACAAACTGCCACAGTTACAATTTAAAAAATTCTCGGGAAGAAGCGATTTATTTCAATATTATAACCAAAGCAACTGCATGATTTTTCCTTCGCTGCTCGAAACCTGGGGCTTGCCGTTGAGCGAATTTGCCATGCAAAACAAACCCATTATTTGTGCGAACTTGCCTTATGCAAAAGAAACTTTGGCGAACTATGAAAAGGTAAAATTTTTTAATCCCTACGACGCACAGGAACTCGAAAACTATATGTTCGCTGCAATTAACGACAAACTTAGTTTTGATAAGAATCCGTTTCAATATTCACAACCTGTGATTCAAAACTGGGAAGAATTGTTCAGCAAACTGCTTACTGAATAG
- a CDS encoding glycosyltransferase, producing MKHIIFTVTNDLTYDQRMNKICSSLAKAGFDVELVGFKKKKSVPLTQKIFGQKRLASFFEKGPLFFAETNIRLFFYLLFKKCDILCADDLDTALPVLFSSKIKDKTRVFDAHELFCEMHDIISRPSIYKIWKSIEKFAQPKFRLGYTENGGYASEYKKMYGVDYFIVMNSPLLQPKEINENKNKKLLIYQGAIERGRGFEGLIPAMRNIDAQLVVCGNGRYFDEVKMNAAKENVAGKIDFKGFVKPENLRTYTDEAYIGLNMNDNLGASFYYSLTNRFFDYMHAGIPQVSMNYPENKKINDQYEIAVLIDDLQPETIANAINRLLNDKELYNRLQQNCLKAREVYNWENEEKKLIAFYSSIQ from the coding sequence TTGAAGCATATAATTTTTACCGTTACCAATGACCTGACCTACGACCAGCGTATGAACAAAATTTGTTCATCGCTTGCAAAAGCCGGTTTTGATGTTGAACTTGTAGGTTTTAAAAAGAAAAAATCTGTTCCGCTTACACAAAAAATTTTCGGGCAGAAACGACTCGCTTCTTTCTTTGAAAAAGGACCTTTATTTTTTGCCGAAACCAACATCCGATTATTCTTCTACCTGCTTTTCAAAAAATGCGATATTCTTTGCGCCGACGATTTGGATACGGCGCTGCCTGTTTTATTTTCTTCCAAAATAAAAGACAAAACGCGTGTGTTTGACGCGCACGAACTGTTCTGCGAAATGCACGACATCATCAGTCGCCCAAGCATTTATAAAATATGGAAATCAATTGAAAAATTTGCACAGCCGAAGTTTAGACTGGGTTATACGGAAAATGGCGGATACGCGAGCGAGTACAAAAAAATGTACGGCGTTGATTATTTCATTGTGATGAACAGCCCGCTATTGCAACCTAAAGAAATTAATGAAAACAAAAACAAAAAATTATTAATTTATCAAGGTGCAATTGAGCGCGGACGTGGGTTTGAAGGATTAATTCCTGCGATGAGAAATATTGATGCACAGCTTGTTGTCTGTGGAAACGGAAGATATTTTGATGAAGTAAAAATGAATGCGGCAAAAGAAAATGTTGCCGGCAAAATCGATTTCAAAGGATTTGTAAAACCCGAAAATTTACGCACATATACCGATGAAGCATATATTGGTTTGAACATGAACGACAATCTTGGCGCGAGCTTTTATTATTCTCTGACCAATCGTTTTTTCGATTATATGCACGCAGGTATTCCGCAAGTTTCGATGAATTATCCTGAAAACAAAAAGATTAATGACCAATACGAAATCGCCGTGCTGATTGATGATTTGCAGCCTGAAACAATTGCCAATGCGATTAACCGTTTACTGAATGATAAGGAATTGTACAATCGTTTACAACAAAATTGTTTAAAGGCGCGTGAAGTATATAATTGGGAGAATGAAGAGAAGAAATTGATAGCATTTTACAGCTCTATTCAGTAA
- a CDS encoding septal ring lytic transglycosylase RlpA family protein, translated as MWLNKVSIMQKFLFYIVFIGISIMCFSCAHYITETGKASYYTEGKRTANGERYRKHRLTAASKTLPFGTHVTVTNLSNGKSVKVRINDRGPFVKGRIIDLSLKAARRINMTDAGVVPVKLKYKKPK; from the coding sequence ATGTGGTTAAATAAAGTTTCCATCATGCAAAAATTTCTTTTCTATATCGTATTCATCGGCATTTCGATTATGTGCTTTTCCTGTGCGCATTATATTACGGAGACAGGCAAAGCATCTTACTACACGGAAGGTAAAAGAACCGCCAATGGCGAACGTTACCGAAAACACAGGCTGACGGCGGCAAGTAAAACGTTGCCTTTTGGCACGCATGTTACGGTTACAAATCTCAGCAATGGGAAATCGGTAAAAGTGCGTATCAACGACAGAGGACCTTTTGTGAAAGGACGAATTATTGATTTAAGCCTCAAAGCGGCACGGCGCATCAATATGACTGATGCGGGCGTTGTTCCCGTAAAACTGAAATACAAGAAACCCAAATAA
- the gcvT gene encoding glycine cleavage system aminomethyltransferase GcvT: MKNTPFTEKHIALGAKMAEFAGYNMPISYSGINDEHFAVRNNAGVFDVSHMGEFILKGDKALDLIQRVTSNDATKLLNGQAQYSCFPNDEGGIVDDLLVYCIEQNQQYMLVVNASNIDKDWNWVAAHNTENVEMHNISDKTCLLAIQGPNACKILEPLTSTDLQSLKYYTFEKGTFAGVENVIISATGYTGAGGVEIYFEDKDDNADKIWNAIFEAGKTNGIKPAGLGARDTLRLEMGYCLYGNDIDDTTSPLEAGLGWITKLKKATPFTSQEKFVAQKENGITKKLVGFEMQERGIPRHDYKIVDANGNEIGKVTSGTQAPSLNKAIGLGYVTVDNASLDSEIFISIRDKNVKATVVKIPFE; the protein is encoded by the coding sequence ATGAAGAATACTCCGTTTACAGAGAAACACATTGCACTTGGCGCGAAAATGGCTGAGTTTGCCGGCTACAATATGCCCATTAGTTATTCGGGAATTAATGATGAACACTTTGCCGTGCGCAACAATGCAGGCGTGTTTGATGTAAGCCACATGGGCGAATTTATTTTAAAAGGCGATAAAGCTTTGGATTTGATTCAGCGCGTAACATCGAACGACGCTACAAAACTCTTAAACGGACAAGCGCAATACAGTTGCTTCCCGAACGACGAAGGCGGCATCGTGGATGATTTGCTCGTGTATTGCATTGAGCAAAATCAGCAATATATGTTGGTGGTAAATGCTTCTAACATCGATAAAGACTGGAATTGGGTTGCAGCGCACAATACGGAAAATGTGGAGATGCACAACATTAGCGACAAAACTTGTTTGCTCGCCATTCAAGGACCGAATGCTTGTAAAATTCTGGAACCATTAACTTCAACAGACTTGCAGAGCCTAAAATATTATACGTTTGAAAAAGGAACTTTTGCCGGAGTTGAAAACGTGATTATCAGCGCAACCGGTTACACGGGCGCAGGCGGCGTTGAAATTTATTTTGAAGATAAAGATGATAATGCCGATAAAATTTGGAACGCCATTTTTGAAGCGGGAAAAACAAACGGCATTAAACCGGCAGGGCTTGGCGCACGCGATACGCTTCGCCTGGAAATGGGTTATTGCTTGTATGGAAATGACATTGACGATACCACTTCGCCGCTCGAAGCGGGACTTGGATGGATTACAAAACTGAAAAAAGCCACGCCGTTTACTTCGCAGGAAAAATTTGTTGCACAAAAAGAAAATGGTATTACTAAAAAATTAGTCGGATTTGAAATGCAGGAGCGCGGCATTCCCCGCCATGATTATAAAATCGTTGATGCAAATGGAAATGAAATAGGAAAAGTTACCAGCGGAACGCAAGCGCCGTCGCTGAATAAGGCGATTGGCTTAGGTTATGTAACCGTTGACAATGCTTCGCTTGATTCGGAAATTTTCATCAGCATACGCGATAAAAATGTAAAAGCAACTGTGGTAAAGATTCCGTTTGAATAA
- a CDS encoding Gfo/Idh/MocA family protein, whose translation MNFSIIGFGHIGKIHKAAIEQTANARLISVVEHLALQENDVLHYASLDDFLQKDSETEIVCIATPNGLHAQQAIQCLNAGKHVIVEKPLALNTKDAEEMLRVAQVNNRRVFSFLQLRFSPAVNFVKRLIDNHHLGKIYLLNIQCYWNRNEAYYKSREWHGSRAMDGGVLFTQFSHFIDAINYWFGEAKCISSRTFNFNHSFTEFSDSGIVDFSANNVAGSFTFTTSTFNKNFESGIIIIAEKGTIKIGDQYLNQIKYADLAENISLENISTEQKNFHSEAIADVIDSLQNHAASVLDGSNALPLIRFIESVEQS comes from the coding sequence ATGAATTTTTCCATTATAGGTTTCGGGCACATTGGTAAAATACACAAAGCGGCAATTGAACAGACCGCGAATGCTCGTTTGATTTCGGTTGTAGAACATTTAGCATTACAAGAAAATGACGTGTTGCATTATGCGTCATTGGACGATTTTTTACAGAAAGACAGTGAAACAGAAATCGTGTGCATTGCTACGCCCAACGGGCTTCACGCGCAACAAGCAATACAATGTTTAAATGCGGGCAAACACGTGATTGTAGAAAAACCACTTGCACTGAATACAAAAGATGCAGAAGAGATGTTGCGTGTTGCGCAGGTAAATAATAGACGTGTTTTCTCTTTTCTGCAGTTGCGGTTTTCGCCTGCGGTAAATTTTGTAAAACGATTAATTGACAATCATCATCTCGGGAAAATTTATTTGCTCAACATTCAATGCTATTGGAATCGCAACGAGGCATATTACAAAAGCCGCGAGTGGCACGGCTCGCGTGCGATGGACGGCGGTGTATTGTTTACGCAATTTTCGCATTTTATAGATGCAATCAATTATTGGTTTGGCGAAGCAAAATGTATTTCATCCCGCACATTCAATTTTAATCATTCGTTTACTGAGTTTTCCGATTCCGGCATTGTTGATTTTAGCGCGAATAATGTTGCGGGAAGTTTTACGTTTACGACATCGACCTTCAATAAAAATTTTGAAAGCGGCATTATTATTATTGCCGAAAAAGGAACAATCAAAATCGGCGACCAATATTTGAATCAAATTAAATATGCGGACTTAGCAGAAAACATTTCTTTGGAAAATATTTCGACAGAACAAAAAAATTTTCATTCCGAAGCGATTGCAGATGTTATTGATTCGCTCCAAAACCACGCAGCATCTGTGCTTGACGGAAGCAATGCTTTGCCTTTAATTCGTTTCATTGAAAGCGTGGAGCAAAGCTGA